A DNA window from Altererythrobacter sp. B11 contains the following coding sequences:
- a CDS encoding efflux RND transporter permease subunit, producing the protein MNPGISGRLTRATINSPLTPLALLAAILVGLLATITIPREEEPQISVPMVDIQVAASGLSAGDAVELVAKPLETIIKSIDGVEHVYTQAEDNGVLVTARFLVGSDPEDAATRVSEKINANIDRIPVGIPPPQVTVRGINDVPIVVLTLTPRPGAPGEWTDQSLHQLAERLRTEIAKVDDVGLTFIAGGQQQAIRIVPDPAKLAARQVPLSSVIEAATQANRAFPLGDLREGGLARGAMAGETLRSAAEIGGLQLRAIDGSRVFLRDVAQVREGPTQDQARVWRWAQEKGQWTMAPAVSLAIAKRAGANAVTVSGAIVERVEALQGSLIPDTVQVSVTRNYGATADEKANELLFHLALATVSIVILIGFAIGWREAGVTAIVIPTTILLTMFASNLMGFTINRVSLFALIFSIGILVDDAIVMIENIARHWAMDSGKSREQAAVEAVAEVGNPTIVATLTVVAALLPMLFVSGLMGPYMAPIPINASAAMVFSFFVAVIIAPWLMIRFARKTLAHGEAAQGGRLGALYARVAGGVIATRQGALRFLIAVGLATLLACSMFYFKAVTVKLLPFDNKSEVQLVVDMPEGTSLEATSGALERVAAVARTVPEVEAMELYAGTSAPFNFNGLVRHYFLRAKPWMGDVMVTLREKGDRSRSSHQIAVDLRQKLAALPLPKGASVKVVETPPGPPVMATLLAEVYGPDEATRRATARQLEAIFRQVPFIVDVDNSFGEPVPQLRLLPDRDRLDYYGLPERQVLDSMAAMLGSATLGYAPQGEGRDPLPIQLTLDQSQRRWDGALGATPVAVAAGAAGPQLVRLDQVVDAQTTEGGQSIFRRDGRGAAMVTAELAGRYEAPIYGMLAVDEAVDSFDWAAAGLQKPVIRLNGQPEDEQRPSLLWDGEWEITWVTFRDMGAAFMVALLAIYVLVVGQFRNFKLPLVILIPIPLTLVGIVIGHMLFGAPFTATSMIGFIALAGIIVRNSILLVDFIRHARAPGKPLRDTLLEAGMIRFKPIVLTAAAAMIGAAVILTDPIFQGLAISLLFGLASSTLLTVLVIPAIYIVLRDDGHPATLGQAHQAEAAHD; encoded by the coding sequence GTGAATCCGGGTATTTCCGGCCGGCTCACCCGGGCGACGATCAATTCGCCGCTGACCCCGCTGGCGCTGCTGGCGGCCATTTTGGTGGGCCTGCTGGCAACCATCACCATCCCCCGCGAGGAAGAGCCGCAGATCAGCGTGCCGATGGTGGATATCCAGGTGGCCGCCTCCGGCCTGTCCGCAGGCGATGCGGTGGAGCTGGTGGCCAAGCCGCTGGAAACCATCATCAAAAGCATCGACGGGGTGGAGCATGTCTATACCCAGGCCGAGGACAACGGCGTGCTGGTGACGGCGCGCTTCCTCGTCGGCTCGGACCCCGAGGATGCCGCCACTCGCGTCAGCGAGAAGATCAACGCCAATATCGACCGCATTCCGGTGGGCATCCCGCCGCCGCAGGTCACGGTGCGGGGCATCAACGACGTGCCCATCGTGGTGCTCACGCTGACCCCCAGGCCGGGCGCGCCCGGGGAGTGGACCGACCAGTCGCTCCACCAACTCGCCGAACGGCTGCGGACGGAAATCGCCAAGGTGGATGATGTCGGCCTGACCTTCATCGCCGGCGGGCAGCAACAGGCGATCCGGATCGTGCCGGATCCGGCGAAACTCGCCGCAAGGCAGGTGCCGCTGTCCAGCGTGATCGAGGCGGCGACGCAGGCGAACCGCGCCTTCCCGCTGGGCGATCTGCGCGAGGGCGGGCTGGCGCGCGGCGCAATGGCAGGCGAAACGCTGCGCTCCGCCGCCGAAATCGGCGGTTTGCAGCTGCGCGCGATCGACGGTTCGCGCGTGTTCCTGCGCGATGTCGCGCAGGTCCGCGAAGGCCCGACGCAGGATCAGGCGCGCGTGTGGCGCTGGGCGCAGGAGAAAGGGCAGTGGACCATGGCCCCCGCCGTCAGCCTCGCCATCGCCAAGCGCGCGGGCGCAAATGCGGTGACGGTCTCGGGCGCGATCGTCGAGCGGGTGGAGGCGCTGCAGGGCAGCCTCATCCCCGATACGGTGCAGGTCAGCGTCACACGTAATTATGGCGCCACCGCCGATGAAAAGGCGAACGAGCTGCTGTTCCACCTCGCGCTGGCGACGGTGTCCATCGTCATCCTGATCGGCTTCGCGATCGGCTGGCGCGAGGCGGGCGTGACCGCGATCGTGATCCCCACCACGATCCTGCTCACCATGTTCGCCTCCAACCTGATGGGCTTCACGATCAACCGCGTGAGCCTGTTCGCGCTGATCTTCTCCATCGGCATATTGGTGGATGACGCGATCGTGATGATCGAGAACATCGCCCGCCATTGGGCGATGGACAGCGGCAAGAGCCGCGAGCAGGCGGCGGTGGAGGCGGTGGCGGAAGTGGGCAATCCCACCATCGTCGCCACGCTGACGGTGGTCGCCGCACTGCTGCCGATGCTGTTCGTCTCGGGCCTGATGGGCCCCTATATGGCGCCGATCCCCATCAACGCTTCGGCCGCGATGGTGTTTTCCTTCTTCGTCGCGGTGATCATCGCGCCCTGGCTGATGATCCGCTTCGCCCGCAAGACGCTGGCCCATGGCGAAGCGGCGCAGGGTGGCCGGCTGGGCGCGCTCTATGCCCGCGTGGCGGGCGGGGTGATCGCCACGCGGCAGGGCGCCCTGCGCTTCCTGATCGCCGTGGGCCTCGCCACGCTGCTCGCCTGTTCGATGTTCTATTTCAAGGCGGTGACGGTGAAGCTGCTGCCCTTCGACAACAAGAGCGAAGTGCAGCTGGTGGTCGACATGCCGGAGGGCACGAGCCTGGAGGCGACCTCCGGCGCGCTGGAGCGTGTCGCCGCCGTGGCCCGCACCGTGCCGGAGGTGGAGGCGATGGAGCTCTATGCCGGCACCTCCGCCCCGTTCAATTTCAACGGTCTGGTCCGGCATTACTTCCTGCGGGCCAAGCCGTGGATGGGCGATGTGATGGTGACGCTGCGCGAGAAGGGCGACCGTTCCCGTTCCAGCCACCAGATTGCCGTGGATCTGCGCCAGAAGCTGGCCGCCCTTCCTTTGCCGAAGGGCGCCTCCGTAAAGGTGGTGGAAACGCCGCCGGGGCCGCCGGTGATGGCGACGCTGCTCGCCGAGGTCTATGGGCCGGACGAGGCGACGCGCCGCGCCACCGCTCGCCAGTTGGAGGCGATCTTCCGCCAGGTGCCCTTCATCGTGGACGTGGACAACAGCTTCGGCGAACCGGTGCCGCAGCTGCGGCTGCTGCCCGATCGCGACCGGCTGGATTACTACGGCCTGCCGGAGCGGCAGGTGCTGGACAGCATGGCCGCGATGCTGGGGAGCGCCACGCTGGGCTATGCGCCGCAGGGGGAAGGGCGCGATCCGCTGCCGATCCAGCTCACGCTGGACCAGTCGCAGCGCCGGTGGGACGGGGCACTGGGGGCCACGCCGGTGGCCGTCGCGGCGGGTGCGGCCGGGCCGCAGCTCGTCCGGCTGGACCAGGTGGTGGATGCGCAGACGACGGAGGGCGGCCAGTCGATCTTCCGCCGCGACGGGCGCGGCGCGGCGATGGTGACGGCGGAACTGGCCGGACGCTACGAGGCGCCGATCTATGGCATGCTGGCCGTGGACGAGGCGGTCGATTCCTTCGATTGGGCGGCCGCCGGGCTGCAGAAGCCGGTGATCCGGCTCAACGGCCAGCCGGAGGACGAGCAGCGGCCCAGCCTGCTGTGGGACGGGGAGTGGGAAATCACCTGGGTGACCTTCCGCGACATGGGCGCTGCCTTCATGGTCGCGCTGCTGGCGATCTATGTGCTGGTCGTGGGGCAGTTCCGCAATTTCAAGCTGCCGCTGGTGATCCTCATCCCCATCCCGCTCACGCTGGTGGGCATCGTGATCGGCCACATGCTGTTCGGCGCGCCCTTCACCGCCACCAGCATGATCGGCTTCATCGCGCTGGCGGGGATCATCGTGCGCAATTCCATCCTGCTGGTGGATTTCATCCGCCATGCGCGCGCGCCGGGCAAGCCGCTGCGCGATACGCTGCTGGAAGCGGGGATGATCCGCTTCAAACCCATCGTGCTCACCGCCGCGGCGGCGATGATCGGCGCGGCGGTGATCCTGACCGATCCGATCTTCCAGGGCCTGGCGATCTCGCTGCTGTTCGGCCTTGCCAGCTCCACGCTGCTGACCGTGCTGGTCATCCCCGCCATCTATATCGTCTTGCGTGACGACGGCCATCCGGCCACCCTGGGGCAGGCTCATCAGGCGGAGGCTGCCCATGACTGA
- a CDS encoding efflux RND transporter periplasmic adaptor subunit has product MSRAPRHALTLALLLLAACSGDAEPVQQRAPAAVAPLVLQPSETADWASVSAEVATVDQAQALARIPGILASLSVEEGDYVQKGQAIGRITDSQLGYQSGAYGAKAAAAAAQATAARAEADRARFLFDNGVYAKARLEQAQATASAAQAQVQAARAQQRAVEAVAGQGLVLAPASGRVLAADVPAGSAVAPGMAIATITAGPVILRLDLPETLADSLRPGAAVLLDRGQRGRVTRIYPSVSAGQVRADAEVAGLDARLIGRRVAAQVQAGTRKALLVPAAYVTTRFGIDTVVLRAPDGTTATVPVQTAPSAEPGKVEVLSGVSAGDTLVRAAGEKSR; this is encoded by the coding sequence GTGAGCAGAGCCCCAAGGCATGCCCTAACACTTGCACTGCTGCTGCTGGCGGCCTGCAGCGGCGATGCGGAGCCGGTGCAGCAACGCGCCCCTGCGGCCGTCGCGCCGCTGGTCTTGCAGCCGTCCGAGACCGCCGACTGGGCCTCCGTCAGCGCCGAAGTGGCGACGGTGGATCAGGCGCAGGCGCTGGCGCGCATCCCCGGCATCCTCGCCTCGCTCTCGGTGGAAGAGGGCGACTATGTGCAGAAGGGGCAGGCGATCGGCCGCATTACGGACAGCCAGCTCGGCTATCAGAGCGGCGCCTATGGCGCCAAGGCCGCCGCCGCCGCTGCCCAGGCCACCGCCGCCCGGGCCGAGGCGGATCGCGCCAGGTTCCTGTTCGATAACGGAGTTTATGCCAAGGCGCGGCTGGAGCAGGCGCAGGCCACAGCTTCGGCGGCGCAGGCGCAGGTGCAGGCGGCCCGCGCCCAGCAGCGGGCGGTGGAGGCGGTGGCCGGGCAGGGCCTCGTCCTCGCCCCCGCCAGCGGCCGGGTGCTCGCCGCCGATGTTCCCGCCGGCTCCGCCGTGGCGCCCGGCATGGCGATCGCCACCATCACCGCCGGCCCCGTGATCCTGCGGCTGGACTTGCCGGAAACGCTGGCGGACTCGCTCCGCCCCGGCGCCGCCGTGCTGCTCGATCGTGGGCAGCGAGGCCGCGTCACCCGCATCTATCCCTCTGTTTCCGCAGGGCAAGTGAGGGCCGACGCCGAAGTGGCTGGCCTCGACGCGCGGCTGATCGGCCGCCGGGTCGCGGCGCAGGTGCAGGCCGGAACCCGCAAGGCGCTCCTCGTTCCCGCCGCCTATGTGACGACCCGCTTCGGCATCGACACCGTGGTCCTGCGCGCGCCGGACGGCACCACGGCAACCGTCCCGGTGCAGACCGCCCCCTCCGCCGAGCCCGGCAAGGTGGAGGTGCTGTCCGGCGTCTCCGCAGGTGACACGCTGGTGCGGGCGGCGGGGGAGAAAAGCCGGTGA
- a CDS encoding NAD(P)/FAD-dependent oxidoreductase gives MAEAHVVILGAGLGGTIAAYEIRQALQDSARVTVVNKGEDYWFVPSNPWVAVGWREPEALRVHLPPVMAKHGIAFTGVRAKRVDPANNRLELNDGTTLDYDYLVIATGPDLAFDEIEGFGPEGFTHSVCETRHAAAAHAAFEDLCLNPGPIVVGAVQGASCYGPAYETAMILDTELKRRQIRDRVPITFITPEPYIGHLGLDGVGDTKGLLESEMRQRHIKWITNARVTKVEQGLCHVEEVDEDGALKRTHDLPFGWAMMLPAFRGVPALMGLEGLVNPRGFVLTDRHQRNPAYPNIFGLGVCIAIPPVAPTPLPVGVPKTGFMIESMVTAITRNLQEIMAGGEPTHEASWNAICLADFGDGGVAFVAKPQIPPRNTNWASEGKWVHLAKIGFEKYFLRKIRRGESEPFYEKLALHVLGVKKLRFD, from the coding sequence GTGGCCGAAGCTCATGTGGTTATCCTGGGTGCCGGGTTGGGCGGCACCATCGCCGCCTATGAAATCCGTCAGGCCCTGCAGGACAGCGCCCGCGTCACCGTGGTGAACAAGGGGGAGGACTATTGGTTCGTGCCCTCCAACCCGTGGGTCGCCGTCGGCTGGCGCGAGCCGGAGGCGCTGCGCGTGCATCTCCCCCCGGTCATGGCAAAGCACGGGATTGCCTTCACCGGCGTGAGGGCGAAGCGGGTCGATCCCGCCAACAACCGGCTGGAACTGAACGACGGCACCACGCTGGATTACGATTATCTGGTGATCGCCACCGGGCCCGACCTCGCCTTTGACGAGATCGAGGGCTTCGGGCCGGAGGGCTTCACCCATTCGGTGTGCGAGACGCGCCACGCCGCCGCTGCCCATGCCGCCTTCGAGGATCTGTGCCTCAACCCGGGCCCGATCGTGGTCGGCGCGGTGCAGGGCGCCTCCTGCTACGGCCCGGCCTACGAAACGGCGATGATCCTCGATACCGAGCTGAAGCGCCGCCAGATCCGCGACCGGGTGCCGATCACCTTCATTACGCCCGAGCCCTATATCGGCCATCTCGGGCTGGACGGCGTGGGCGACACCAAGGGCCTGCTGGAAAGCGAGATGCGCCAGCGGCACATCAAGTGGATCACCAATGCCCGGGTGACGAAGGTGGAACAGGGCCTGTGCCATGTCGAGGAAGTGGACGAGGACGGCGCGCTGAAGCGGACGCATGACCTGCCCTTCGGCTGGGCGATGATGCTGCCCGCCTTCCGCGGCGTGCCGGCGCTGATGGGGCTGGAAGGACTGGTCAACCCGCGCGGCTTCGTGCTGACCGACCGGCACCAGCGCAACCCGGCCTATCCCAACATCTTCGGCCTCGGCGTGTGCATCGCGATCCCCCCGGTGGCCCCCACCCCGCTGCCGGTGGGAGTGCCCAAGACCGGCTTCATGATCGAATCCATGGTTACCGCCATCACCCGCAACCTGCAGGAGATCATGGCCGGCGGCGAACCGACGCATGAGGCGAGCTGGAATGCGATCTGCCTGGCCGATTTCGGCGATGGCGGGGTGGCCTTCGTGGCCAAGCCGCAGATCCCGCCGCGCAACACCAATTGGGCGAGCGAGGGCAAATGGGTCCACCTCGCCAAGATCGGCTTCGAGAAATACTTCCTGCGCAAGATCCGCCGCGGCGAAAGCGAACCCTTTTACGAGAAGCTCGCCCTGCATGTGCTGGGCGTGAAGAAGCTGCGTTTCGACTGA
- a CDS encoding YgaP family membrane protein, whose protein sequence is MNIDRAVLAFAGFVVVLGAVLSLTVHPWWIALSIFAGLNMMQASVTGFCPAAMVLRAMGVRPGTAFR, encoded by the coding sequence ATGAACATCGATCGCGCCGTGCTGGCCTTCGCCGGCTTCGTGGTGGTGCTGGGCGCCGTGCTTTCGCTCACCGTGCATCCCTGGTGGATTGCCCTGTCCATCTTCGCCGGGCTCAACATGATGCAGGCCAGCGTCACCGGCTTCTGCCCCGCGGCCATGGTGTTGCGGGCGATGGGCGTGCGCCCGGGCACCGCCTTCCGCTGA
- a CDS encoding TolC family protein → MRRFAFSLLLAGLALPLPAAAQSLDEAVAAALAHAPQIAAARAREDAAAAAVDEARAQRMPQAAVEGQIGLGRLDPKGYFGLTADDVTPRSAQASVELPLFTGGRVGAAVQQAEGGSAAARLGTAHAALDLRLQVVDAYTTALSAREQAASYTALRASLAEVLRQARLAFTAGAGTSTEVAQAEARLAEAEAGLAGAEGALAAALGRLERLAGMPIAPQGDLPPPPPTPDTVEAATQMAVAGNPQLEQARRMAEVARKGIAAARAEYLPSVGLYAEAATVRDQFFPGYIADSASVGLRGRWTFFSGGRTGAKVSGAEANARAADADARAAELAVETQAITSFAALRTARLTQEAAARRVAATQEALRGTRLEVQAGAKPQLALLDAEREAIAARVARIEADGRLLLAAYTLRAVAGMDRLD, encoded by the coding sequence ATGCGGCGGTTCGCCTTCTCCCTGCTGCTGGCCGGGCTCGCCCTGCCCCTGCCCGCCGCCGCCCAGTCGCTGGACGAGGCGGTGGCCGCCGCGCTCGCCCATGCGCCGCAGATCGCCGCCGCGCGGGCGCGCGAAGATGCCGCCGCCGCCGCGGTGGACGAGGCGCGGGCCCAGCGCATGCCGCAGGCGGCGGTGGAAGGGCAGATCGGCCTCGGCCGGCTGGACCCCAAGGGCTATTTCGGCCTCACCGCCGATGACGTGACGCCGCGCAGCGCGCAGGCGAGTGTCGAGCTGCCGCTGTTCACCGGCGGGCGGGTGGGCGCGGCGGTGCAGCAGGCGGAAGGCGGCAGCGCCGCAGCCAGGCTGGGCACGGCGCACGCCGCGCTCGATCTCCGCCTGCAGGTGGTGGATGCCTACACAACCGCGCTTTCGGCGCGTGAGCAGGCAGCGAGCTACACCGCGCTGCGCGCCTCGCTGGCGGAAGTGCTGCGGCAGGCGCGGCTGGCCTTCACCGCCGGGGCCGGCACCTCCACCGAAGTGGCGCAGGCGGAGGCGCGGCTGGCCGAAGCCGAAGCGGGGCTGGCCGGGGCCGAAGGCGCGCTGGCGGCGGCCCTCGGCCGGCTGGAACGGCTCGCCGGAATGCCGATCGCACCGCAGGGCGACCTGCCCCCGCCGCCGCCCACGCCCGACACGGTGGAGGCGGCCACGCAAATGGCGGTGGCGGGCAATCCGCAGCTGGAGCAGGCGCGCCGCATGGCGGAGGTCGCCCGCAAGGGTATTGCCGCCGCGCGCGCCGAATATCTCCCCAGCGTGGGCCTCTATGCCGAAGCCGCCACGGTGCGCGACCAGTTCTTCCCCGGCTATATCGCCGATAGCGCCAGCGTGGGCCTGCGCGGGCGGTGGACCTTCTTCAGCGGCGGGCGCACCGGCGCCAAGGTAAGCGGCGCCGAGGCCAATGCCCGCGCCGCCGATGCCGATGCCCGCGCGGCGGAACTGGCGGTGGAGACGCAGGCGATCACCAGCTTCGCCGCGCTGCGCACCGCGCGCCTGACGCAGGAGGCCGCTGCCCGCCGCGTCGCCGCCACGCAGGAGGCGCTGCGCGGCACCCGGCTGGAAGTGCAGGCCGGCGCCAAGCCGCAGCTCGCCCTGCTGGACGCGGAACGCGAAGCCATCGCCGCCCGCGTCGCCCGGATCGAAGCCGACGGCCGCCTCCTGCTCGCCGCCTACACCCTGCGCGCCGTGGCGGGGATGGACCGGCTGGATTGA
- a CDS encoding diguanylate cyclase domain-containing protein, with translation MSMLIQQAELPCRAQTETPPTLLRGQPVRIDPLLDRAMASAKVGAWSCNLSDSKLTWTTGVYDIFGLPRETAVDRREVLDLYTEESRDELERLRAEAIDQGGTFILDAQVKRPDGEMRWMRIHAEMVRPAGAAPTLHGLKQDVTEEKLRSDALRRLAENDALTGLANRAIYESRFLDAGRTRSALTSLGALILFDLNDFKRINDRWGHLAGDACLKVFAERLCSFFPDALLTARIGGDEFAVILRNDESAEAIEARVNRSLIRLRAPILWQGHMFTVSASSGIAFPPDPYFYDAEELFVRADAALYNTKRRFRRTRESDRC, from the coding sequence ATGTCGATGCTTATCCAGCAGGCCGAGCTGCCCTGTCGCGCGCAAACCGAGACGCCGCCGACCTTGCTGAGAGGCCAGCCTGTTAGGATCGATCCGCTACTCGACCGTGCCATGGCCTCGGCGAAGGTCGGGGCTTGGTCCTGCAACCTTTCCGACAGTAAACTGACGTGGACCACGGGTGTCTATGATATCTTCGGGCTACCACGCGAAACCGCTGTCGATCGGCGAGAAGTGCTTGATCTCTACACAGAGGAGTCCCGCGATGAGCTGGAAAGGCTTCGCGCCGAAGCGATAGATCAAGGTGGCACCTTCATTCTCGATGCTCAAGTTAAGCGTCCGGATGGTGAAATGCGGTGGATGCGTATCCACGCAGAGATGGTCCGTCCGGCCGGTGCCGCTCCCACCCTCCATGGGTTGAAGCAGGATGTGACCGAGGAAAAGCTGCGTTCAGACGCGCTGCGGCGCCTGGCTGAAAACGACGCGCTTACCGGCCTCGCCAACCGGGCTATCTACGAAAGCCGTTTCCTTGATGCGGGGCGCACTCGCTCAGCCCTCACATCACTCGGCGCGCTGATTCTTTTCGATCTGAACGATTTCAAGAGGATCAACGACCGATGGGGCCATTTGGCGGGAGATGCCTGTCTCAAGGTATTCGCGGAACGGTTGTGCTCGTTCTTTCCAGATGCACTGCTGACCGCGAGGATCGGCGGCGACGAGTTCGCGGTGATCCTTCGCAATGATGAGTCAGCAGAGGCAATTGAGGCGCGCGTCAACCGCTCCCTGATCCGCTTGCGTGCCCCCATTCTATGGCAGGGGCACATGTTCACCGTCAGCGCCTCAAGCGGTATCGCGTTTCCCCCCGATCCCTATTTCTACGATGCCGAAGAACTGTTCGTCAGGGCTGATGCGGCTCTTTACAACACCAAAAGACGTTTTCGGCGAACGCGGGAATCTGACCGCTGTTGA
- a CDS encoding flavin reductase family protein — MREFHSYRPAEGHRLKHEPANAIVAPRPIGWISTVSAEGVANLAPFSLFNIASYRPLIIGFSSGGEKDSVRNARETGEFVWNLVGRDVTDVMILTGDEVGPDVDEFDMAGIEKIASVDVAPPRVAASPAQFECKVTEIVHLKDLDGIPSDFRMVFGQVVHVHINQECLLDGIYQTTHAVPVSRGGGPADYYEARADALVQKWRRGPVTPVDRKREFSK, encoded by the coding sequence ATGAGAGAATTTCATTCCTATCGCCCGGCTGAAGGCCATCGTCTCAAGCATGAGCCGGCCAATGCGATCGTCGCGCCCCGCCCGATCGGCTGGATCAGCACGGTCAGCGCCGAGGGGGTCGCCAATCTCGCGCCGTTCAGCCTGTTCAACATCGCCAGCTATCGCCCGCTGATCATCGGCTTCTCCTCCGGCGGGGAGAAGGACAGCGTCCGCAATGCGCGCGAAACCGGCGAATTCGTCTGGAACCTGGTCGGCCGCGATGTCACCGACGTAATGATCCTCACGGGGGACGAGGTGGGCCCCGATGTCGACGAGTTCGACATGGCGGGGATCGAGAAGATCGCCTCGGTTGATGTGGCACCGCCGCGCGTGGCGGCAAGTCCCGCCCAGTTCGAATGCAAGGTGACCGAGATCGTCCACCTCAAGGATCTGGACGGCATCCCCAGCGACTTCCGGATGGTGTTCGGCCAGGTGGTGCATGTTCACATCAATCAGGAATGCCTCCTCGACGGCATCTATCAGACCACCCATGCGGTCCCGGTCTCGCGCGGGGGCGGCCCGGCCGATTACTACGAGGCGCGTGCCGACGCCCTGGTTCAGAAATGGCGGCGCGGCCCGGTCACTCCGGTGGACCGCAAGCGAGAGTTTTCCAAGTAA
- a CDS encoding ATP-binding cassette domain-containing protein has product MPLLDLAGMTPATRRLVRLGALAAVVAALSAILLLGISGWFLAGAALAGAGGAAAVAGFNYLVPSAAIRLLAILRTAGRYGERIWSHEGALSGMAELRADLFARLAAQDSRSAPDLAAGDASARLIGDIEALEDLVVRRPARAAALGAGALGLALAALAGWAAALALALLLALLPFVLRRAAERWTRAPARDAAEALGALRDRYVELAAARPEIAAYGLGERVAEELAPFAARLDAARGRLFRAEAAMGGLLALYGAVAVVAVLLAASAPVPILALALLAAAAAVEAMGGLARSAFRNAAVEEGLARIAALRELPLAEDHLPAAARPAQPLRLAGRVLEPGARLAITGISGSGKTMLLEALAGMRAGAMPVEVGGVPLPQCPGEVLRGQFALSPQDAPMLAGTVEDNLRLARPGITEAEMWQALEIAQLRRRIETAPTGLATRLGEAGGILSGGERKRLSLARALLARRPWLLLDEPTEGLDPATEAVLVAALDDWLAQTGTGLILVSHRRAPLALAEASMDVAELVRC; this is encoded by the coding sequence ATGCCGCTCCTCGATCTTGCGGGGATGACGCCCGCCACCCGCCGCCTCGTTCGGCTGGGCGCGCTGGCGGCGGTGGTCGCTGCCCTGTCCGCGATCCTGCTGCTCGGCATTTCCGGCTGGTTCCTTGCCGGGGCGGCGTTGGCGGGGGCAGGCGGCGCGGCCGCGGTCGCGGGGTTCAACTATCTCGTGCCCAGCGCCGCGATCCGCCTGCTGGCGATCCTGCGCACGGCGGGCCGCTATGGCGAGCGGATCTGGTCGCACGAGGGCGCGCTGTCGGGCATGGCCGAATTGCGCGCAGATCTCTTCGCCCGCCTCGCCGCGCAGGACAGCCGCAGCGCGCCCGATCTTGCCGCGGGCGATGCCAGCGCGCGGCTGATCGGCGATATCGAAGCGCTGGAGGATCTGGTGGTCCGCCGGCCCGCGCGGGCAGCGGCGCTGGGGGCGGGGGCGCTCGGCCTCGCCCTCGCGGCCTTGGCGGGCTGGGCGGCCGCGCTGGCGCTGGCTCTGCTGCTGGCGCTGCTGCCGTTCGTGCTGCGGCGCGCGGCGGAACGCTGGACCCGCGCCCCCGCGCGTGACGCGGCGGAGGCGCTGGGCGCGCTGCGCGATCGCTATGTGGAGTTGGCCGCCGCCCGCCCGGAAATCGCCGCCTATGGGCTGGGGGAGCGCGTGGCGGAGGAACTCGCGCCCTTCGCCGCCCGGCTGGACGCCGCCCGTGGCCGGCTGTTCCGCGCGGAAGCGGCGATGGGCGGGCTGCTGGCGCTCTATGGCGCGGTGGCGGTGGTGGCAGTGCTGCTCGCTGCAAGCGCGCCGGTGCCGATCCTCGCGCTCGCCTTATTGGCTGCCGCCGCCGCGGTGGAGGCCATGGGCGGCCTGGCGCGCAGCGCCTTCCGCAATGCCGCGGTGGAGGAAGGCCTCGCCCGCATCGCCGCGCTGCGCGAACTGCCGCTGGCGGAGGATCACCTTCCCGCCGCCGCCCGGCCGGCACAGCCGCTCCGCCTCGCCGGGCGCGTTCTGGAACCCGGAGCGCGGCTGGCGATCACCGGCATTTCGGGCTCGGGCAAGACGATGCTGCTGGAGGCGCTGGCCGGGATGCGCGCCGGTGCCATGCCGGTGGAAGTGGGCGGCGTGCCGCTGCCGCAATGCCCGGGGGAGGTGCTGCGCGGGCAATTCGCCCTCTCGCCGCAGGATGCGCCGATGCTGGCCGGCACGGTGGAGGACAATCTGCGCCTCGCGCGCCCGGGGATCACGGAAGCGGAGATGTGGCAGGCGCTGGAAATCGCGCAATTGCGCCGCCGGATCGAAACCGCGCCCACCGGCCTCGCCACGCGGCTGGGGGAGGCGGGCGGCATCCTTTCGGGCGGGGAGCGCAAGCGGCTCTCGCTCGCCCGCGCCCTGCTGGCGCGGCGGCCCTGGCTGCTACTCGACGAACCGACCGAGGGGCTGGACCCCGCCACCGAGGCGGTGCTGGTGGCGGCGCTGGACGACTGGCTGGCGCAGACCGGCACCGGCCTGATCCTCGTCTCCCACCGCCGCGCCCCGCTCGCGCTGGCCGAGGCGAGCATGGATGTGGCGGAACTGGTCCGCTGCTAG